The following proteins are encoded in a genomic region of Corynebacterium atypicum:
- a CDS encoding 4Fe-4S dicluster domain-containing protein has protein sequence MEGNAITEWPRHVGYQKGSRKGFFTDTSICIGCKACEVACKEWNRNPVEEFKLSGNSYDNTGALGADTWRHVAFIEQTKEQIDKARASGKKLIDLGMPSMPDAPDGAQARRNRRAAGETAKQTVPTHSASGGAPTDAVGALAAGAVGAATPGADMSGTRHRPGLREGSPLAQAAAGDLTPPDTPDFRWLMSSDVCKHCTMAGCLDVCPTGALFRTEFGTVVVQDDVCNGCGTCVAGCPFGVIERRSDGGVKLRNEREGSDFTPGERAKAKNIGVAQKCTLCYDRLKDGEVPACAKACPTTSIQFGDHEEMLARAKARVKELHAQGLTEARLYGANPDDGVGGTGSIFLLLDEPEVYGLPPDPRVPTADLPMMARNALVAAAGMIGAACAAFVIGGK, from the coding sequence GTGGAAGGTAATGCGATCACTGAGTGGCCGCGCCACGTGGGCTACCAAAAGGGTTCCCGGAAGGGTTTTTTTACCGACACCTCCATCTGTATCGGCTGCAAGGCCTGCGAGGTCGCGTGCAAGGAGTGGAACCGCAACCCAGTCGAGGAGTTCAAGCTCTCCGGCAACTCCTATGACAACACGGGGGCGTTGGGCGCGGACACGTGGCGGCACGTGGCGTTCATCGAGCAGACGAAGGAACAGATCGACAAGGCTCGCGCCTCGGGCAAGAAGCTGATCGATCTCGGGATGCCGTCGATGCCGGATGCGCCGGACGGGGCGCAGGCTCGGCGCAACCGGCGGGCGGCCGGTGAGACGGCCAAACAGACCGTCCCCACTCATTCCGCTTCCGGTGGGGCGCCTACTGACGCCGTGGGGGCGCTCGCCGCGGGCGCGGTGGGTGCGGCCACACCCGGGGCTGACATGAGCGGTACGCGCCATCGCCCGGGATTGCGCGAGGGCTCGCCACTGGCGCAAGCGGCGGCGGGGGACTTGACACCGCCGGACACTCCGGATTTCCGCTGGCTGATGTCTTCGGACGTGTGCAAGCACTGCACGATGGCCGGGTGCCTGGACGTCTGCCCGACCGGGGCATTGTTTAGGACCGAGTTTGGCACCGTCGTCGTCCAAGACGACGTGTGTAACGGCTGCGGCACATGCGTCGCCGGCTGCCCGTTCGGCGTGATCGAGCGGCGTTCCGACGGCGGGGTGAAGCTGCGCAACGAGCGTGAGGGCTCAGACTTCACCCCGGGGGAGCGCGCGAAGGCGAAGAACATCGGCGTGGCCCAAAAGTGCACGCTGTGCTACGACCGCCTCAAGGACGGCGAAGTTCCCGCCTGCGCGAAGGCCTGCCCGACGACGTCGATCCAGTTCGGCGATCACGAGGAGATGCTCGCCCGCGCCAAGGCTCGGGTCAAGGAGCTGCACGCCCAGGGGCTCACCGAGGCCCGCTTGTACGGGGCTAACCCGGACGACGGCGTCGGTGGCACCGGATCCATCTTCTTGCTTCTCGACGAGCCCGAGGTGTACGGCTTGCCGCCGGATCCCCGGGTGCCCACGGCGGACCTGCCCATGATGGCCCGCAACGCCCTGGTGGCCGCGGCCGGGATGATCGGCGCGGCCTGCGCAGCGTTCGTGATTGGAGGCAAGTAA
- the selA gene encoding L-seryl-tRNA(Sec) selenium transferase, translating into MTDSATDSARRRSERWSAQGGVARETRTAASAGDPRRRIPHTDLLLQLPEVVAASDQLTREALLSVITGAQQRARNLEISPEDVPAEVRAGLETKLNLGLSGVLNATGVVVHTNLGRAPLSEAAVAAFARAAGYVDIEMDLDTGRRSSNRGKATLQALLAACPAAEEALVVNNAASALLLSTAALAGGQEVVISRGELIEIGAGFRLPELIESTGVRLHEVGATNRTHAADYERACERGQARAILKVHPSNYVVEGFTSAVGVAELARIAHARGQYLIADVGSGLLRPYGPLPKEPDVDSALRAGADVVLASGDKLLGGPQAGIVLGTAEVLGRMKRHPLYRALRVDKMRLAALEATVTHRSVPVREFIERDRGWLEENTARLAAETGGTVVRHCGRVGGGGAPGVELEGLAVSLPAGVGEELRRSQPPVIAQVHAQECLVDLRCIPSGEVEALFSAVRQAVQRFHAAHDHA; encoded by the coding sequence TTGACTGATTCCGCGACTGATTCCGCGCGACGGCGCTCAGAGCGATGGAGTGCCCAGGGGGGAGTTGCCCGAGAAACTCGGACGGCGGCGTCGGCAGGTGACCCGCGCCGCCGGATTCCGCACACAGACTTGCTGCTCCAGCTGCCCGAGGTGGTCGCCGCGAGTGACCAGCTGACCCGGGAGGCGCTGTTGAGTGTGATCACTGGCGCCCAGCAGCGGGCCCGCAACCTTGAGATTTCGCCAGAGGACGTCCCCGCGGAGGTGCGCGCGGGGCTGGAGACCAAGCTCAATCTGGGCTTGAGCGGGGTGCTCAACGCCACGGGTGTGGTGGTGCACACGAACCTGGGGCGGGCCCCGCTCAGCGAGGCCGCCGTCGCTGCCTTTGCGCGTGCCGCAGGCTACGTGGACATTGAAATGGACCTGGATACGGGGCGGCGCTCGAGCAACCGCGGCAAGGCGACCCTGCAGGCGCTCTTAGCGGCCTGCCCGGCAGCCGAGGAGGCCCTGGTGGTCAATAACGCGGCGAGTGCGCTGCTGTTGAGCACCGCGGCCTTAGCCGGCGGGCAAGAAGTCGTGATCTCGCGCGGCGAGCTCATCGAGATCGGCGCCGGGTTTCGCCTGCCTGAGCTCATCGAGTCGACGGGCGTGAGGCTACACGAGGTGGGCGCGACCAACCGGACGCACGCCGCGGATTACGAGCGGGCGTGCGAGCGCGGCCAGGCGCGCGCTATTCTCAAGGTGCATCCGTCGAACTACGTCGTCGAGGGCTTCACCAGCGCGGTCGGTGTCGCGGAACTCGCCCGGATCGCGCACGCACGCGGCCAGTACCTGATTGCCGACGTCGGCTCGGGTCTGCTCCGGCCCTACGGCCCGCTGCCGAAGGAACCAGACGTCGATTCCGCGCTGCGAGCCGGCGCGGATGTGGTGCTCGCCTCCGGGGACAAATTGCTCGGCGGCCCGCAGGCCGGCATCGTGCTGGGCACAGCAGAGGTGCTGGGCCGCATGAAGCGCCACCCGCTCTACCGGGCCCTGCGGGTGGACAAGATGCGCCTAGCCGCGCTCGAGGCCACCGTGACCCACCGCAGCGTCCCGGTGCGCGAATTTATCGAGCGCGACCGTGGCTGGCTCGAGGAGAACACCGCGCGGTTGGCGGCCGAGACCGGCGGGACCGTGGTGCGCCACTGCGGGCGGGTCGGCGGTGGTGGCGCGCCCGGGGTGGAGCTAGAAGGTCTAGCGGTCTCCCTGCCGGCGGGGGTGGGCGAGGAGCTGCGGCGCTCGCAGCCCCCGGTTATCGCGCAGGTGCACGCCCAGGAGTGCCTGGTGGACTTGCGCTGCATCCCATCCGGCGAGGTCGAGGCGCTTTTCTCCGCGGTGCGTCAGGCGGTGCAGCGCTTCCATGCCGCCCACGATCACGCTTAA
- a CDS encoding permease, with translation MVAIVGVLLCAVHVAGPVLPLSGVLEPWAAIAVAITVQAMPFLALGVIVSGIISAFVTDEVLHRLSPRSSYLAVPVAAGAGLFLPGCECGSVPVSQSLIRRGVAPAVALTFMLAAPAINPVVLVSTAVAFAGNPQMVIARLIASAGAAILVGWAWVAWRGEAHMPAVELHAHRHGRRWEAFRDSAVSDLTNAGGFLAAGAMIAALVKVVVPTDWFETLDRYPWVAVLSMAALAVVLSLCSEADAFVAASFTQVSPVAQLVFLVVGPMVDIKLIAMQLGAWGRRFVLRFVPLALVSAMTAAIIVGVAFFGAL, from the coding sequence ATGGTGGCCATCGTGGGGGTTCTTCTCTGCGCGGTGCACGTTGCCGGCCCGGTTCTGCCGCTTTCCGGGGTGCTAGAACCGTGGGCGGCTATCGCGGTCGCGATCACGGTGCAGGCGATGCCGTTCCTTGCACTGGGAGTGATCGTCTCCGGGATTATTTCCGCCTTCGTGACCGACGAGGTGCTGCATCGCCTCTCCCCACGAAGCAGCTACCTGGCCGTGCCAGTCGCCGCTGGAGCCGGTCTCTTCCTGCCCGGCTGCGAGTGCGGCTCAGTGCCAGTGAGCCAGTCCCTGATCCGCCGCGGCGTGGCGCCCGCGGTGGCGCTGACCTTCATGCTGGCAGCGCCTGCTATCAACCCGGTCGTACTCGTGTCTACCGCGGTGGCGTTTGCGGGTAATCCGCAGATGGTTATCGCCCGGCTGATCGCTTCCGCGGGGGCCGCGATCCTGGTCGGCTGGGCGTGGGTGGCCTGGCGGGGCGAGGCCCACATGCCGGCAGTAGAGCTGCATGCGCATCGGCACGGCCGGCGCTGGGAGGCGTTTAGAGATTCGGCGGTGTCGGATCTGACTAATGCCGGGGGATTCTTGGCCGCCGGCGCCATGATCGCGGCCCTGGTCAAAGTGGTCGTTCCCACGGACTGGTTCGAGACGCTCGACCGCTACCCGTGGGTGGCGGTGCTGTCGATGGCCGCCCTGGCCGTGGTGCTGAGTCTGTGCTCCGAGGCCGATGCTTTCGTGGCGGCGTCGTTTACGCAGGTTTCGCCCGTGGCCCAGCTGGTCTTCCTCGTCGTGGGGCCGATGGTGGATATCAAGCTCATCGCGATGCAGCTCGGCGCCTGGGGGCGTCGATTCGTGCTGCGCTTCGTGCCGTTGGCGCTCGTGAGTGCAATGACGGCCGCGATCATCGTGGGTGTGGCGTTCTTCGGCGCGCTCTAG
- the gabT gene encoding 4-aminobutyrate--2-oxoglutarate transaminase — MQDFTYPIEQTRRIDPDASPGPSSQELGRRLKKATPRAVTPNMECFINAASGGILRDTDGNRFIDLASGIAVTSVGASHPKVVAAVQDAVSRFTHTSFMISPYESYVAVAEKLNQITPGEHEKTTALFNSGAEAVENAIKIARAATGKKAVVAFDNAFHGRTNLTMALTAKAHPYKSGFGPFADEVYRMPTSYPLRDALTGKQAAERAIRGIDKHVGAENLAALIIEPIPGEGGFIVPAEGYLNELESWARENGVIFIADEIQSGLARTGRWFASDWFGITPDIITTAKGIAGGMPLSAVTGRAEIMDACAPGSLGGTYGGNPVACAAALAALSAMEEEGLAARALEIEEVIRQELAAIPEGIAEIRGHGAMMAIEIVDAAGAPDPARTSAIAAACKKAGVLVLTCGLDGNVVRLLPPLVINQATLKDGLGVLVQAFAQTRP; from the coding sequence GTGCAGGACTTCACCTACCCTATTGAGCAGACCCGCAGGATCGACCCCGACGCAAGCCCCGGGCCCAGCAGCCAGGAGCTGGGACGGCGGCTCAAAAAGGCAACGCCGCGCGCGGTCACGCCAAACATGGAGTGTTTCATCAACGCCGCCAGCGGCGGGATTCTGCGCGATACAGACGGAAACCGCTTCATCGACCTCGCCTCGGGGATCGCCGTTACCTCAGTCGGGGCCTCGCACCCGAAGGTGGTGGCCGCGGTGCAGGACGCCGTGAGTCGCTTTACCCACACCAGCTTCATGATCAGCCCCTACGAGTCTTACGTCGCCGTGGCCGAAAAGCTCAACCAGATCACCCCAGGCGAGCACGAGAAAACGACGGCGCTGTTCAACTCGGGCGCGGAGGCCGTAGAAAACGCGATCAAAATCGCACGCGCTGCTACCGGCAAAAAGGCCGTGGTCGCCTTCGACAACGCCTTCCACGGCCGCACCAACCTCACGATGGCGCTCACGGCAAAGGCCCACCCGTACAAGTCCGGCTTCGGCCCCTTCGCCGACGAGGTCTACCGGATGCCCACGTCCTATCCCCTACGCGACGCGCTCACCGGAAAGCAGGCAGCCGAGCGCGCCATTCGCGGCATCGACAAGCACGTAGGCGCCGAGAACCTCGCCGCACTGATCATCGAGCCCATCCCCGGCGAAGGCGGCTTCATCGTTCCCGCCGAGGGCTACCTCAACGAGCTCGAGAGCTGGGCTCGCGAAAACGGCGTCATCTTTATCGCCGACGAGATCCAATCCGGGCTCGCGCGCACCGGCCGGTGGTTCGCCTCCGATTGGTTCGGCATCACCCCCGACATCATCACCACCGCCAAGGGCATCGCCGGCGGGATGCCGCTTTCCGCGGTGACCGGGCGCGCGGAGATCATGGATGCTTGCGCCCCAGGCAGCCTGGGCGGCACCTACGGCGGCAACCCGGTAGCCTGCGCCGCCGCGCTCGCCGCGTTGAGCGCGATGGAAGAGGAAGGTTTGGCCGCCCGCGCGCTAGAGATCGAAGAGGTCATCCGCCAAGAGCTGGCGGCGATCCCCGAAGGCATCGCAGAGATTCGCGGCCACGGAGCCATGATGGCCATCGAGATTGTCGACGCCGCGGGCGCCCCGGATCCCGCGCGCACTTCAGCCATCGCCGCGGCCTGCAAAAAGGCCGGCGTTCTGGTGCTCACCTGCGGGCTAGACGGCAACGTCGTCCGGCTGTTGCCGCCGCTGGTGATCAACCAGGCAACGCTGAAAGACGGCCTCGGCGTCCTCGTCCAGGCCTTCGCCCAGACCAGGCCCTAA
- a CDS encoding TIGR03943 family putative permease subunit: protein MKEGERARCALSGERAAGSAPLGEDQEMVGVAQARRPDRYLRETIDAATVLGVVGLVLGVLAITGVLNNYVQPFFRPIMLVTSVAFLALAAWSVIAAEQSTAGASEHRHRPMRPAGWLILVPVLIAALAAPDPLGARMIKAQSGAQANPGHERATALSGRNPDGTIAFPPLDAEVNEITLESLANRYSFGDKGRLLGKRVAVIGFGVAGGPGEPPMLARFKIYCCAADALPFQVLLDGSQLGAESPGQAKPRAGVVESDAWYEVTGTVAEGDQDRARLVVEKLHQVAQPERPYL from the coding sequence GTGAAGGAAGGCGAACGCGCGCGCTGTGCGTTATCCGGGGAACGCGCGGCGGGGTCCGCACCGTTAGGCGAGGACCAAGAGATGGTCGGGGTAGCCCAGGCCAGGCGGCCTGATCGCTACCTGCGCGAAACTATCGACGCCGCGACGGTCCTGGGCGTGGTGGGCCTCGTGCTCGGAGTGCTGGCCATCACCGGCGTGCTCAACAACTACGTCCAGCCGTTCTTCCGGCCGATCATGCTGGTGACCTCGGTGGCCTTCTTGGCCTTGGCCGCGTGGTCGGTCATCGCCGCAGAGCAGTCCACGGCCGGGGCGTCTGAGCACCGGCACCGCCCGATGCGCCCTGCTGGTTGGCTCATCTTGGTCCCGGTCCTCATCGCCGCGCTCGCCGCGCCGGACCCGCTCGGCGCGCGGATGATTAAAGCACAGTCCGGCGCGCAAGCGAACCCGGGCCACGAACGCGCGACCGCCCTGTCCGGCCGCAACCCGGACGGAACGATCGCCTTCCCGCCCCTTGACGCCGAGGTCAACGAGATCACGCTGGAGAGCCTGGCCAACCGATATTCCTTCGGCGACAAGGGGAGGCTGCTCGGAAAGCGGGTCGCGGTCATCGGCTTTGGCGTAGCCGGAGGCCCGGGCGAGCCGCCGATGCTGGCCCGATTCAAAATCTATTGCTGCGCTGCCGATGCGCTGCCCTTTCAGGTGCTGCTTGATGGTAGCCAGTTAGGTGCGGAAAGCCCCGGGCAGGCCAAGCCCCGCGCGGGCGTGGTGGAAAGCGACGCGTGGTACGAGGTCACCGGCACCGTGGCGGAGGGGGATCAGGACCGGGCCCGCCTCGTCGTCGAAAAGCTGCACCAGGTCGCCCAGCCGGAGAGGCCGTATCTGTGA
- a CDS encoding helix-turn-helix domain-containing protein, giving the protein MSIGENRIFVFAEPLRRASGGAELQLIVAATRPLKADKRAVVKNIAAVASIFLMATVPSAATGQLALSCVVADPGRIGKARRRLMDWAGEKKVWLIAAEAERSEQVHDLAPGAIWIRVDKEASSWWLGLSRNPPQRPARPVVAACSGPVDVAECSAELVEKLICAARTVGPGEEFPAPGGVLGWALNPEIARATRLRLAEVTALFEGADPEIFRAVRAYVATGGSMTGAAGLLGVHRHTLRHRLDQAARRGLDLNDPARQAELFVLLATHGQLDYRLR; this is encoded by the coding sequence ATGTCGATCGGCGAAAATCGGATCTTCGTCTTCGCCGAGCCGCTGCGCCGCGCCTCAGGCGGCGCCGAGCTGCAGCTTATCGTCGCGGCGACCAGGCCGCTAAAAGCCGACAAGCGCGCGGTGGTGAAAAACATCGCCGCCGTGGCGTCTATTTTTCTCATGGCTACCGTGCCGAGCGCTGCGACCGGTCAGCTGGCTCTCAGCTGCGTGGTCGCAGACCCCGGGCGAATAGGCAAGGCCCGCCGTCGGCTCATGGACTGGGCGGGCGAGAAGAAGGTATGGCTGATAGCGGCCGAAGCCGAACGTAGCGAGCAAGTCCACGACCTTGCCCCAGGCGCTATCTGGATCCGCGTAGACAAAGAAGCGTCTAGCTGGTGGCTGGGGCTTTCCCGCAATCCACCGCAGCGTCCGGCGCGGCCTGTGGTGGCCGCCTGCTCGGGCCCCGTCGACGTCGCCGAATGTAGCGCAGAATTAGTGGAAAAGCTCATCTGTGCTGCGCGCACGGTGGGCCCGGGCGAGGAGTTCCCCGCTCCCGGCGGAGTGCTGGGTTGGGCCTTAAACCCCGAGATAGCGCGCGCGACCAGGCTGCGCTTGGCTGAGGTCACCGCGCTGTTCGAGGGCGCGGATCCCGAGATATTCCGCGCAGTCAGAGCCTACGTCGCTACCGGCGGGTCCATGACCGGCGCGGCGGGACTGCTCGGCGTGCACCGCCACACGCTGCGCCACCGCCTCGACCAGGCCGCGCGCCGGGGTCTCGACCTGAACGACCCGGCCCGGCAGGCAGAGCTATTCGTCCTGCTCGCGACACACGGACAGTTGGACTATCGGCTGCGTTAG
- the nrfD gene encoding NrfD/PsrC family molybdoenzyme membrane anchor subunit produces MTRPFDSYRPPVEPRKKRKRKDPGRMGGGKDSMVGTFRFESYYGKPVVKAPPWEAPIPIYLALGGLAGGSSLLAVGALATGRKKLLRNTRIAAIGAGAIGSLALVADLGRPERFLNMFRVFKLSSPMSIGSWILGAFSACAGLGVLGEVDDLLGRKIPLPKFVRKLIHKVAGPATVGAGVFGAPLAMYTSVLLGDTSVPTWNAAKERLPFVFVSSGAMAASGMAMLTTPVEEAKPARILGITGAACDLLAMQAMEKRMDPVAAEPLHEGDPGALLKWSELAAITGAVATLVAGRWRLPAAAAGASMVAASVLTRFGIFGAGIESVKNPRYTILPQKRRLAERRACGEVGNSITTAG; encoded by the coding sequence GTGACGAGGCCGTTTGACTCCTATCGCCCGCCCGTCGAGCCGCGCAAGAAGCGTAAGCGCAAAGACCCCGGCCGGATGGGCGGGGGCAAAGACAGCATGGTGGGGACGTTCCGCTTCGAGTCTTACTACGGCAAGCCCGTGGTCAAGGCCCCGCCGTGGGAGGCGCCCATTCCAATCTATCTGGCGCTGGGCGGGCTGGCCGGAGGGTCATCGCTACTGGCGGTGGGCGCGTTGGCCACCGGTCGCAAGAAGCTGCTGCGCAACACGCGTATCGCCGCGATTGGCGCCGGCGCGATAGGCTCGCTTGCCCTGGTGGCTGACCTGGGGCGTCCGGAGCGCTTCCTCAATATGTTCCGCGTGTTCAAACTGAGCTCGCCGATGTCTATCGGCTCGTGGATCCTTGGGGCGTTTAGCGCTTGTGCGGGCCTCGGCGTGCTCGGCGAGGTCGATGACCTGCTGGGCCGCAAGATTCCGCTGCCGAAGTTCGTGCGCAAGCTCATCCACAAGGTTGCGGGCCCGGCCACCGTCGGTGCCGGGGTCTTCGGTGCGCCGCTTGCGATGTACACCTCGGTGCTGTTGGGCGATACGTCGGTTCCCACGTGGAATGCGGCGAAGGAACGTTTGCCGTTTGTCTTCGTCAGCTCGGGCGCCATGGCGGCCTCGGGCATGGCCATGCTGACCACGCCGGTCGAGGAGGCGAAGCCCGCGCGCATCCTGGGTATCACCGGGGCGGCCTGCGACCTCTTGGCTATGCAGGCGATGGAGAAGCGGATGGACCCGGTGGCGGCGGAGCCGCTGCACGAAGGGGACCCGGGGGCGCTCCTTAAGTGGTCCGAGCTCGCCGCGATCACCGGCGCGGTGGCGACCTTGGTGGCCGGCAGGTGGCGGTTGCCCGCAGCGGCTGCTGGGGCGAGCATGGTCGCCGCATCGGTGCTGACCCGGTTCGGCATCTTCGGCGCCGGTATCGAGTCGGTGAAAAACCCGCGCTACACCATCCTCCCGCAGAAGCGGCGCCTCGCCGAGCGTCGCGCCTGCGGCGAGGTGGGCAATTCGATCACGACGGCGGGCTGA
- the selD gene encoding selenide, water dikinase SelD, which produces MTQQQFDPRSVKLTQFAAGGGCACKIPPGQLEDAVKDLVGMSDPNVIVGLDDGDDAAAVRISDDQAIISTTDFFTPVINDPYDFGRIAATNTFSDIYAMGGTPLTTINIVGWPQETLPLEILTEVLHGGMDVATSAGIAVTGGHSIKAPEPFYGMAATGLVDPAKLMRNDAAQAGLPITLTKPIGIGILNNRHKKTGEVFPEAIEVMTTLNREASQAALATGITAATDVTGFGLLGHLYKMARASGVNATIDHTQVPVLDAARTALSEGFIPGGSRSNLEWVRPHLDASAELSEEDLILLADAQTSGGLLVVGEVPGYPVIGETTAAGEAGGGIITIR; this is translated from the coding sequence ATGACTCAGCAACAATTCGATCCCCGTTCCGTGAAGCTCACGCAGTTCGCCGCAGGCGGTGGCTGCGCGTGCAAGATCCCACCCGGCCAGCTGGAGGACGCGGTCAAGGACCTCGTCGGCATGTCCGACCCCAACGTCATCGTCGGCCTGGACGACGGCGACGACGCCGCCGCCGTGCGCATCTCTGACGATCAGGCCATCATCTCCACCACGGACTTCTTCACGCCCGTGATCAACGATCCTTACGACTTTGGCCGGATCGCCGCCACCAATACCTTCAGTGACATTTACGCCATGGGCGGCACGCCGCTGACCACCATCAATATCGTCGGCTGGCCGCAGGAGACCCTCCCGCTGGAGATCCTCACCGAGGTTCTCCACGGCGGCATGGACGTGGCCACCTCGGCCGGTATAGCCGTCACCGGCGGGCACTCCATCAAAGCGCCCGAGCCCTTCTACGGCATGGCCGCGACCGGGCTCGTCGACCCCGCCAAGCTCATGCGCAACGACGCCGCGCAGGCCGGCTTGCCCATCACGTTGACCAAGCCGATCGGCATCGGCATCCTCAACAACCGCCACAAGAAGACCGGCGAGGTCTTCCCCGAGGCCATCGAGGTCATGACCACGCTCAACCGCGAGGCCTCCCAGGCCGCGCTGGCCACCGGCATCACCGCCGCCACCGACGTGACCGGATTCGGGCTCCTCGGGCACCTGTACAAGATGGCGCGCGCCTCCGGCGTCAACGCCACCATCGATCACACGCAGGTCCCGGTTCTTGACGCCGCGCGGACCGCGCTCAGCGAGGGATTCATCCCCGGCGGCTCCCGCTCCAACCTCGAATGGGTGCGCCCTCACCTTGACGCCTCCGCGGAACTTAGCGAGGAGGACCTCATCCTGCTTGCCGACGCCCAGACCTCGGGCGGGCTGCTCGTGGTCGGCGAGGTGCCCGGCTACCCGGTCATCGGCGAGACCACCGCCGCCGGTGAGGCCGGCGGAGGGATCATCACGATCCGCTAA